In Rubrivirga marina, the following are encoded in one genomic region:
- a CDS encoding peptidylprolyl isomerase, which produces MAQQYDAPPAMQIDTDTTYRATISTDRGDIVLDLHPQHAPKTVNNFVTLAKDGFYDGLTFHRVIPNFMIQGGDPTGTGSGGPGYRFEDETRGNPLTHETGVISMANAGPNTNGSQFFITHSPQPHLNGRHTVFGEVVEGQDVVEAIRQGDTMTSVTIEEA; this is translated from the coding sequence ATGGCCCAGCAGTACGACGCCCCGCCCGCGATGCAGATCGACACGGACACCACGTACCGCGCGACGATCTCGACCGACCGCGGCGACATCGTCCTCGACCTCCACCCGCAGCACGCGCCGAAGACCGTCAACAACTTCGTGACGCTCGCGAAGGACGGGTTCTACGACGGCCTCACGTTCCACCGCGTGATCCCCAACTTCATGATCCAAGGCGGCGACCCGACGGGCACCGGCTCGGGCGGCCCCGGCTACCGCTTCGAGGACGAGACGCGCGGCAACCCGCTCACGCACGAGACGGGCGTGATCTCGATGGCGAACGCCGGCCCCAACACGAACGGAAGCCAGTTCTTCATCACGCACAGCCCGCAGCCGCACCTCAACGGCCGCCACACCGTCTTCGGCGAGGTCGTCGAGGGCCAGGACGTGGTCGAGGCGATCCGCCAGGGCGACACGATGACCTCGGTCACGATCGAGGAGGCCTGA
- a CDS encoding J domain-containing protein — MTAIRSPFDVLGLTEVATPEEVRKAYRRLALRYHPDRNPGDAAAAEAFLEVKEAFEQLHTDDLDAGFDVERVVAEMERAAAEVERRRGRSGGTARAWQQVHVPLERPQGDRLREGLASRQALAGLGIAVVVAFGTVLGGLAPVWLGVGVGLGVGGGLIVQAVRSVDEGPWAVETHWQGLRDLRWDVLLSWSEIRGVREADGVLDLALTPAAQRRLARLVPGEAFPEAGAYRLPLRDPARLGAVVRAQLGEGPPR, encoded by the coding sequence ATGACCGCGATCCGCTCTCCGTTCGACGTCCTCGGCCTGACGGAAGTCGCCACGCCCGAAGAGGTTCGCAAGGCGTATCGCCGGCTGGCCCTCCGCTACCACCCCGACCGCAACCCGGGCGATGCGGCGGCGGCCGAGGCCTTCCTCGAAGTCAAGGAGGCGTTCGAGCAGCTCCACACGGACGACCTGGACGCGGGCTTCGACGTGGAGCGCGTCGTGGCCGAGATGGAGCGAGCGGCGGCCGAGGTGGAGCGTCGCCGCGGCCGCTCGGGCGGCACGGCTCGCGCGTGGCAGCAGGTCCATGTGCCGCTGGAGCGGCCCCAGGGGGATCGGCTCCGCGAGGGGCTCGCGAGCCGCCAGGCCCTCGCCGGTCTCGGGATCGCCGTCGTGGTGGCGTTCGGGACGGTCCTCGGCGGGCTCGCCCCGGTGTGGCTCGGCGTCGGCGTCGGGCTGGGCGTCGGGGGCGGACTGATCGTGCAGGCGGTGCGGTCGGTGGACGAGGGGCCGTGGGCTGTCGAGACGCATTGGCAGGGCCTCCGCGACCTCCGCTGGGACGTGCTCCTCAGCTGGAGCGAGATCCGCGGCGTCCGCGAAGCCGACGGCGTCCTCGACCTCGCGCTGACGCCAGCGGCGCAGCGGCGGCTGGCGCGGCTGGTCCCGGGCGAGGCGTTCCCGGAGGCCGGCGCGTACCGGCTCCCGCTCCGCGACCCCGCCCGCCTCGGCGCCGTCGTCCGCGCTCAACTGGGGGAGGGGCCCCCTCGCTGA
- a CDS encoding alkaline phosphatase family protein encodes MPHVLFVFLDGVGLGPATVANPFATVPLPAFERLAGGQRWTAEAAPIRQPRHVFVPIDATLGLEGLPQSGTGQAALFTGENAAAVHGRHFGPYPPTTVRPLVAEQSVFARLAGAGLPTGRLAFANAYPDRFFRFVEGRGRWTVTTLAANAAGVRLRRADDLRAGRALAADLTAEGWRAFAPDLPARTEAEAAGHLAALAEGHAFTLFEYFLTDKAGHSRDAARAAAVLARLDAFLEALLDALPDGALLLLSSDHGNLEDLSTKSHTRHPVPLVAWGEGADAFAEAGSLLDVTPRIVDLLAQTL; translated from the coding sequence GTGCCCCACGTCCTCTTCGTGTTCCTCGACGGCGTCGGCCTCGGACCGGCAACGGTGGCGAATCCGTTCGCCACCGTCCCTCTGCCCGCCTTCGAGCGACTGGCGGGCGGCCAGCGGTGGACGGCCGAGGCCGCGCCGATCCGCCAGCCGCGACACGTGTTCGTGCCGATCGACGCGACGCTCGGGCTGGAGGGGCTGCCCCAGAGCGGGACCGGGCAGGCCGCGCTCTTCACCGGCGAGAACGCCGCCGCCGTCCACGGCCGCCACTTCGGCCCGTACCCGCCGACGACCGTCCGCCCCCTCGTCGCGGAGCAGAGCGTGTTCGCACGGCTCGCGGGGGCCGGCCTCCCGACCGGGCGACTGGCGTTCGCCAACGCCTACCCCGACCGGTTCTTCCGGTTCGTCGAGGGCCGGGGCCGGTGGACGGTCACAACGCTGGCGGCGAACGCGGCCGGCGTCCGCCTCCGCCGCGCCGACGACCTCCGCGCCGGCCGGGCCCTCGCCGCCGACCTCACGGCCGAGGGCTGGCGCGCGTTCGCCCCGGACCTCCCGGCGCGGACCGAGGCCGAGGCGGCCGGCCACCTGGCGGCGCTCGCCGAGGGGCATGCGTTCACCCTGTTCGAGTACTTCCTGACCGACAAGGCCGGGCACAGTCGGGACGCCGCGCGCGCCGCCGCCGTCCTCGCCCGCCTCGACGCGTTTCTGGAAGCCCTCCTCGACGCGTTGCCTGACGGCGCGCTCCTTCTGCTCTCCAGCGACCACGGAAATCTGGAGGACCTCTCGACCAAGAGCCACACACGGCACCCGGTCCCCCTCGTAGCCTGGGGCGAGGGCGCCGACGCGTTCGCCGAGGCGGGGTCGCTGCTCGACGTGACGCCCCGGATCGTCGATCTGTTGGCCCAGACACTGTGA
- a CDS encoding DUF4835 family protein has translation MRRLALLIVLAASAALAPARAQELNCQITLNRDAITGTEFDFLDEFREEVFRYVNNRAWTDDVFRAEERIDCQIQITFTAAPSQTSFVAQLVVQASRPIYGTAQRTTTMRVADNTWEFAYARGQSLIYDPNRFNPLTSVLDYYANLILGYDYDTFSPLGGTRFFERASRIAELSRTTPAGAPGEGWFGQGVEDRARFTLVNELLDPVFQPVRQAQYDYHFEVLDHFVVRHEQAWADAIEVLTALHELYQQNNRRRYVTDVFFGAKYQELASLLADSPQRNQAYALLSEMDSAHLGTYDGLVNSR, from the coding sequence GTGCGCCGACTCGCCCTCCTGATCGTCCTCGCTGCCTCGGCCGCCCTCGCCCCGGCCCGCGCCCAGGAACTCAACTGCCAGATCACCCTGAACCGGGACGCCATCACCGGGACGGAGTTCGACTTTCTCGACGAGTTCCGGGAGGAGGTCTTCCGTTACGTCAACAACCGGGCGTGGACCGATGACGTGTTCCGGGCCGAGGAGCGGATCGACTGCCAGATCCAGATCACGTTCACAGCCGCCCCCTCGCAGACGTCGTTCGTCGCCCAGCTCGTGGTCCAGGCCAGCCGGCCCATCTACGGGACCGCGCAGCGAACGACGACCATGCGCGTGGCCGACAACACCTGGGAGTTCGCCTACGCTCGCGGCCAGAGCCTGATCTACGACCCCAACCGGTTCAACCCGCTCACGTCGGTCCTCGACTACTACGCCAACCTCATCCTCGGCTACGACTACGACACGTTCTCGCCGCTCGGCGGGACGCGGTTCTTCGAGCGGGCGAGCCGCATCGCCGAGCTCTCGCGGACGACGCCGGCCGGGGCGCCGGGGGAAGGGTGGTTCGGCCAGGGCGTCGAGGACCGCGCCCGGTTCACGCTCGTCAACGAGCTCCTCGACCCGGTCTTCCAGCCGGTCCGCCAGGCGCAGTACGACTACCACTTCGAGGTGCTCGACCACTTCGTCGTCCGCCACGAGCAGGCCTGGGCCGACGCGATCGAGGTGCTCACGGCGCTCCACGAGCTGTATCAGCAGAACAACCGCCGGCGCTACGTGACCGACGTGTTCTTCGGGGCGAAGTACCAGGAGCTCGCCTCGCTCCTCGCCGACTCGCCGCAGCGCAACCAGGCCTACGCGCTCCTCTCGGAGATGGACTCGGCGCACCTCGGGACGTACGACGGTCTCGTCAACTCGCGGTGA
- a CDS encoding ABC transporter ATP-binding protein, with amino-acid sequence MADSRPPRSLVASLRRILTFARPYRRRLAAAIALTLLSTAVGLVVPLGLQGLLDSVFEAENATRLNQLTLALLGLFAVQAVLGFGGSYLMEWTGERVVTDLRRRLYAHLHTLGFRFFADERTGEITSRLTNDVSKVQSAATSDLAEVLRLGLTLVGSVAIMLGLNWRLSLVIFAVVPAVALAMRRFGAVVRQLSRTIQDRLAETTAVAEESISAVRVVKAFAREPYEVGRYADAVEALFDTARRRAWIVALFWSGVGFGFSVALVVIFWFGGREVLAERLTAGALVAFIVYALNIARSVSGAGRLYTSFQSAAGASERLFDLLDTRSEIVEKSDAVVLGDVRGEVVLDGVSFAYADGQPVLQDVSLRAAPGETVALVGPSGAGKTTLLHLIPRFYDPDRGAIRVDGVDLRDATVRSVREAVALVAQDVQLFGVSLRDNIRYGRLDATDAEVEAAARAAHADEFIEAFPEGYDTPVGERGVKLSGGQRQRIAIARALLKDPPILLLDEATSALDAASEAHVQAALAELMVGRTSFVIAHRLATVRDADRIVVLDAGRVVEEGTHAALVAAGGLYADLAARQFATGGDLVDAATEVV; translated from the coding sequence ATGGCCGACTCCCGTCCTCCCCGCTCCCTCGTCGCCTCGCTCCGGCGGATCCTGACGTTCGCGCGGCCCTACCGCCGCCGGCTCGCGGCGGCCATCGCGCTCACGCTCCTCTCGACGGCCGTCGGCCTCGTGGTCCCGCTCGGGCTCCAGGGGCTGCTCGACTCCGTGTTCGAGGCCGAGAACGCGACGCGGCTCAACCAACTGACCCTCGCGCTCCTCGGGCTGTTCGCGGTCCAGGCCGTGCTCGGGTTCGGGGGCAGCTACCTCATGGAGTGGACCGGGGAGCGCGTCGTGACCGACCTCCGGCGACGGCTCTACGCCCACCTCCACACGCTCGGGTTCCGCTTCTTCGCCGACGAGCGGACGGGCGAGATCACGTCGCGACTCACGAACGACGTCTCGAAGGTCCAGTCGGCCGCGACGAGCGACCTCGCGGAGGTGCTCCGCCTGGGCCTCACGCTCGTGGGGTCGGTCGCCATCATGCTCGGACTCAACTGGCGGCTCTCGCTCGTGATCTTCGCCGTCGTGCCGGCCGTCGCCCTCGCGATGCGCCGGTTCGGGGCCGTCGTGCGCCAGCTGTCGCGGACGATCCAGGACCGGCTGGCCGAGACGACGGCCGTGGCCGAGGAGTCGATCTCGGCCGTCCGCGTGGTGAAGGCGTTCGCGCGCGAGCCGTACGAGGTCGGGCGCTACGCCGACGCCGTCGAGGCCCTGTTCGACACGGCCAGGCGGCGGGCCTGGATCGTGGCCCTGTTCTGGTCGGGCGTCGGGTTCGGGTTCTCGGTCGCGCTCGTCGTCATCTTCTGGTTCGGCGGGCGGGAGGTGCTGGCCGAGCGGCTCACGGCCGGCGCGCTCGTCGCGTTCATCGTCTACGCGCTCAACATCGCGCGGAGCGTGTCGGGCGCGGGCCGGCTCTACACGTCGTTCCAGAGCGCGGCCGGCGCCTCCGAGCGGCTGTTCGACCTGCTGGACACCCGGAGCGAGATCGTCGAGAAATCCGACGCCGTGGTGCTGGGCGATGTCCGCGGCGAGGTCGTGCTCGACGGCGTCTCGTTCGCTTATGCCGACGGCCAGCCGGTCCTGCAGGACGTCTCGCTGCGGGCCGCGCCCGGCGAGACCGTTGCCCTCGTCGGCCCGAGCGGGGCGGGCAAGACGACGCTGCTCCACCTCATCCCGCGGTTCTACGACCCCGACCGCGGCGCCATCCGAGTCGACGGCGTCGACCTCCGCGACGCGACCGTCCGGAGCGTCCGCGAAGCCGTCGCGCTCGTGGCGCAGGACGTCCAGCTCTTCGGCGTCTCGCTCCGCGACAACATCCGCTACGGCCGCCTCGACGCGACCGACGCCGAGGTCGAGGCCGCCGCCCGCGCCGCCCACGCCGACGAGTTTATCGAGGCGTTCCCGGAGGGCTACGACACGCCCGTCGGCGAGCGCGGGGTGAAGCTATCCGGCGGCCAGCGCCAGCGGATCGCGATTGCGCGGGCGCTCCTGAAGGACCCGCCGATCCTGCTCCTCGACGAGGCCACGAGCGCGCTCGACGCGGCCTCCGAGGCCCACGTCCAGGCGGCCCTCGCCGAGCTCATGGTCGGGCGGACGTCGTTCGTCATCGCCCACCGGCTGGCGACGGTCCGCGACGCCGATCGGATCGTGGTCCTCGACGCCGGGCGCGTGGTCGAGGAAGGCACGCACGCCGCCCTCGTCGCGGCCGGCGGCCTCTACGCCGACCTCGCGGCCCGCCAGTTCGCCACGGGCGGCGACCTCGTGGACGCGGCGACCGAGGTGGTCTGA
- a CDS encoding peptidylprolyl isomerase, with amino-acid sequence MRPFLLLAALAVAGCASTAVPVELDPLPTRRAADGLLQRPDLQALVDLQVRRDGAALAEALASPDSLVRARAAFALGSVQDEGAIDALRLRLDDPVPAVRADAAFALGQTADSSAGVALAISLRREATASVTAELLDALGKIGGQADLSAVLDAPLPTALEPARALALARFGMRGVVSDAWAGWLSAHLQDADPGVREGAAYALTRSPLEAWRSQAGAVHAAFDALGGDPARADLVRAVGRLEDPTDIPRLGAALESDPDWRTRVNAARALGAFGDQAARAALARAVDDPNPHVSQTAGGALASAGATPEAIDLAAAVLADDDRPWTVQASLLPLLAPSQPAAVLDWSDRQSDPFAKAAALSALGASEDGAVLSRLFTAARSDDTRLAVAALGALRQRWAVGGYGARRFYEAFAHGLRRADLATTSAAAPALADSAFWPLGAGALLREVYADLDAPTDVEPMAAIVQAIGRVRDGAEIDFLVGVALAGHPALREAARDALNDRLTEGVEVTLDAGGSPATTTIDWAHLANLGPRPRLVLDTDRGRVVIEMDAESAPQTVQRITLTAAQDLYDGVPFHRVVANFVVQGGDYARRDGYGGPETAIRSEFTRVRYETGTVGMASSGKDTEGSQFFVTHSPQPHLDGRYTAFGRVVEGQDVVDRLLQGDLVREAHIERDR; translated from the coding sequence GTGCGCCCGTTCCTCCTCCTGGCCGCCCTCGCCGTCGCCGGCTGCGCGTCCACCGCCGTCCCGGTCGAGCTCGACCCGCTCCCGACCCGCCGCGCCGCCGACGGGCTCCTCCAGCGGCCCGACCTCCAGGCCCTCGTCGACCTCCAGGTTCGCCGCGACGGCGCGGCTCTGGCCGAGGCCCTCGCCAGTCCGGACAGCCTCGTCCGCGCCCGCGCCGCGTTCGCGCTCGGGTCGGTCCAGGACGAGGGAGCCATCGACGCGCTCCGTCTCCGGCTCGACGACCCCGTCCCGGCCGTCCGCGCCGACGCCGCGTTCGCGCTCGGCCAGACCGCCGACTCGTCGGCCGGCGTCGCGCTGGCGATTTCGCTCCGCCGCGAGGCCACGGCGTCCGTCACCGCCGAGCTGTTGGACGCGCTCGGCAAGATCGGCGGGCAGGCGGATCTGAGCGCCGTCCTCGACGCGCCGCTCCCGACCGCGTTGGAGCCCGCGCGCGCCCTCGCCCTGGCCCGGTTCGGGATGCGCGGCGTCGTCAGCGATGCCTGGGCCGGCTGGCTGTCGGCGCATCTCCAAGACGCCGATCCGGGCGTCCGCGAGGGCGCCGCGTATGCGCTGACGCGGTCGCCCCTGGAGGCGTGGCGGAGCCAGGCGGGCGCCGTTCACGCGGCCTTCGACGCCCTCGGAGGCGACCCCGCCCGCGCCGACCTCGTGCGCGCCGTCGGCCGGCTCGAAGACCCGACCGACATCCCCCGCCTCGGCGCCGCGCTGGAGAGCGACCCCGACTGGCGGACGCGCGTGAACGCCGCCCGCGCGCTCGGCGCCTTCGGCGACCAGGCCGCCCGTGCCGCCCTCGCCCGCGCCGTCGACGACCCGAACCCGCACGTGTCGCAGACGGCCGGCGGCGCGCTCGCCTCCGCCGGCGCTACACCCGAGGCGATCGACCTCGCCGCCGCGGTCCTCGCCGATGACGACCGTCCGTGGACGGTGCAGGCGTCCCTCCTTCCGCTCCTCGCGCCGTCGCAACCGGCCGCCGTCCTCGACTGGTCCGATCGTCAGTCCGACCCGTTCGCGAAGGCCGCCGCGCTCTCCGCGCTCGGGGCCTCCGAGGACGGCGCCGTCCTCTCGCGCCTCTTCACGGCCGCCCGCTCCGACGACACGCGCCTCGCCGTGGCCGCGCTCGGCGCGCTCCGCCAGCGGTGGGCCGTCGGCGGGTACGGCGCCCGCCGGTTCTACGAGGCGTTCGCCCACGGTCTCCGCCGCGCCGACCTCGCCACGACGTCGGCCGCCGCGCCCGCCCTCGCCGACTCCGCGTTCTGGCCGCTCGGCGCCGGCGCCCTTCTCCGCGAGGTCTACGCCGACCTCGACGCGCCGACCGACGTCGAGCCGATGGCGGCCATCGTCCAGGCCATCGGGCGCGTCCGCGACGGGGCCGAGATCGACTTCCTCGTCGGCGTCGCCCTCGCCGGGCACCCGGCGCTCCGGGAGGCCGCCCGCGACGCGCTCAACGACCGGCTCACCGAGGGCGTCGAGGTGACGCTCGACGCCGGCGGCTCGCCGGCCACGACCACCATCGACTGGGCCCACCTCGCGAACCTCGGCCCGCGCCCGCGCCTCGTCCTCGACACGGACCGTGGGCGCGTCGTGATCGAGATGGACGCCGAGTCGGCGCCGCAGACGGTCCAGCGGATCACGCTCACGGCGGCCCAGGATCTCTACGACGGCGTCCCGTTCCACCGCGTCGTCGCCAACTTCGTGGTCCAGGGCGGCGACTACGCCCGGCGCGACGGCTACGGCGGGCCGGAGACGGCCATCCGGAGCGAGTTCACGCGCGTCCGCTACGAGACGGGCACGGTCGGGATGGCGAGCTCAGGGAAGGACACCGAGGGCTCGCAGTTCTTCGTGACGCACAGCCCCCAGCCGCACCTCGACGGCCGCTACACGGCGTTCGGACGCGTCGTCGAGGGCCAGGACGTGGTCGACCGGCTCCTCCAGGGCGACCTCGTTCGGGAGGCCCACATCGAGCGCGACCGGTAG
- a CDS encoding ComEA family DNA-binding protein, whose product MTGWTGRRFDLSAWIALLLSLALPASAQVPADSADTEVDTEARFEALVEDDLAGDPTELLELLASLRDDPLDVNTATAEELAQVPALGPLLAAAVVRRRAEAGPFTSLPALRQVEGVTADVYLDARPFLTIGPTLDAAAGPAPRFPAAPSIGQVVSGLRYTGIQRVQRRLDLGAGYEGPDSLRAYPGSPERIYTRLQATYRRQVSVNVTLEKDPGEPFRFDGATNTYGYDYQSAHVAVMDAGRIDALVIGDYSAQFGQGLALWRASGFGKGPDAVGGPLRSGRGIRPYGSVDENNFFRGAALTLGVGKGLYVSAFASRRALDASLFAPDTADLGDPDLPPGAFDAVVTSLSADGLHRTDRELARKDALDETLVGGAAEYRISNGVIEGQVGVVATRSAFGTPLAPGTRPDELFDFAGDEATVVSAYADAKTRAGVAFAEVARGAGGGLGAVGGVGLDLGGGADLLVVGRRYAPDYVSLHGYPFGERNGVGRNESGIYAGVRLKPSRAWTVNAYLDQYRFPFLRFNVPRPSRGAEALVHVEHRPSRYARVYAQARTETREVSRDADNTVPGSVVGSLGEQTRQTLRLQGEWDASRRLRLRSRVEGSRFEDEDPAVGVSTGSLVYQDVRWQISEWLRTDVRLTLFDTDGYDARLYAFENDLTGVFAIPALSGRGVRGYLLFTARPSSGVTAQLKLATTWLRRVNTIGSGANAVAGQRVSDLGVQLRVRI is encoded by the coding sequence ATGACAGGATGGACGGGTCGGAGGTTCGACCTGTCCGCGTGGATCGCTCTCCTCCTCTCACTCGCCCTCCCCGCCTCGGCGCAGGTGCCGGCGGACTCGGCCGACACGGAGGTCGATACGGAGGCCCGGTTCGAGGCGCTCGTCGAGGACGACCTCGCGGGCGACCCGACGGAGCTCCTGGAGTTGTTGGCGTCGCTCCGCGACGACCCGCTCGACGTCAACACGGCGACGGCCGAGGAGCTGGCGCAGGTGCCGGCACTCGGGCCCCTCCTCGCCGCCGCGGTGGTCCGCCGACGCGCCGAGGCGGGCCCGTTCACGTCGCTGCCGGCGCTCCGCCAGGTCGAGGGCGTCACGGCCGACGTCTACCTCGACGCCCGGCCGTTCCTCACGATCGGCCCGACGCTGGACGCGGCGGCCGGGCCGGCGCCGCGCTTCCCCGCCGCGCCGTCGATCGGGCAGGTCGTCTCCGGCCTCCGCTACACCGGGATCCAGCGCGTCCAGCGCCGCCTCGACCTCGGCGCCGGCTACGAGGGCCCCGACTCGCTCCGGGCCTACCCCGGCTCGCCCGAGCGGATCTACACGCGGCTCCAGGCGACGTACCGCCGGCAGGTCTCGGTCAACGTCACGCTCGAAAAGGACCCCGGCGAGCCGTTCCGGTTCGACGGCGCGACGAACACCTATGGGTACGACTACCAGAGCGCGCACGTCGCCGTGATGGACGCCGGGCGGATCGACGCGCTCGTCATCGGCGACTACTCGGCCCAGTTCGGACAGGGCCTCGCGCTGTGGCGCGCGTCGGGCTTCGGGAAGGGGCCGGACGCCGTCGGCGGGCCGCTGCGAAGCGGGCGCGGCATCCGACCGTACGGCTCGGTCGACGAGAACAACTTTTTCCGCGGGGCCGCACTCACGCTGGGCGTCGGGAAGGGCCTCTACGTCTCGGCGTTTGCCAGCCGGCGCGCGCTCGACGCCAGCCTCTTCGCGCCTGACACGGCCGACCTGGGGGACCCCGACCTCCCACCTGGCGCCTTCGACGCCGTCGTCACCAGCCTCAGCGCCGACGGGCTCCACCGGACCGACCGCGAGCTCGCGCGGAAGGACGCGCTCGACGAGACGCTCGTCGGCGGCGCTGCGGAGTACCGGATCTCGAACGGCGTGATCGAGGGGCAGGTGGGCGTCGTCGCCACGCGCTCGGCGTTCGGGACGCCCCTCGCGCCCGGCACCCGTCCCGACGAGTTGTTCGACTTCGCCGGCGACGAGGCGACGGTCGTCAGCGCCTACGCCGACGCGAAGACGCGAGCGGGCGTCGCCTTCGCCGAGGTCGCGCGCGGTGCGGGCGGCGGGCTCGGCGCCGTCGGCGGCGTGGGCCTCGACCTCGGCGGCGGCGCGGACCTCCTCGTCGTCGGGCGGCGCTACGCGCCGGACTACGTCTCGCTCCACGGCTACCCGTTCGGCGAGCGGAACGGGGTCGGGCGGAACGAGAGCGGCATCTACGCCGGCGTCCGCCTCAAGCCGTCGCGGGCGTGGACGGTCAACGCGTACCTCGACCAGTACCGGTTCCCGTTCCTCCGCTTCAACGTGCCGCGGCCGAGCCGGGGCGCCGAGGCGCTCGTCCACGTCGAGCACCGGCCGAGCCGCTACGCCCGTGTCTATGCCCAGGCGCGGACCGAGACGCGCGAGGTGTCGCGCGACGCCGACAACACCGTGCCGGGCAGCGTCGTCGGGAGCCTCGGCGAGCAAACGCGCCAGACGCTCCGGCTCCAGGGCGAGTGGGACGCCAGCCGGCGCCTCCGCCTGAGGTCGCGCGTCGAAGGTTCTCGGTTCGAGGACGAGGACCCGGCGGTCGGCGTGAGCACCGGCTCCCTCGTCTACCAGGACGTCCGCTGGCAGATTTCCGAGTGGCTCCGCACCGACGTGCGCCTCACCCTCTTCGACACCGACGGCTACGACGCGCGGCTGTACGCGTTCGAGAACGACCTGACGGGCGTGTTCGCGATCCCGGCGCTCTCGGGCCGCGGCGTCCGCGGCTACCTCCTGTTCACCGCGCGTCCCTCGAGCGGCGTGACGGCCCAGCTCAAGCTGGCGACGACGTGGCTCCGGCGCGTCAACACGATCGGGTCGGGCGCCAACGCGGTCGCGGGCCAGCGCGTGAGCGACCTCGGCGTTCAACTCCGCGTGCGGATCTGA
- a CDS encoding DNA-processing protein DprA has translation MSAPTTPTTAFALALLSLEGVGRVTAHRLLERFPTAEAVRAAPREQVLLRLKGVAHADRTVAAVCAPSFEETLDEARRRLDALRERQIHVLTPGAPNLPAGLDALDRADRPVVLYAFGDLKALGWPSLAVLAAAPLAAEPFERAQDVARAVLGRGRGLVVGAAHGVDLALQKLSLGAGVPAVAVVGAGLARLERSMRPGATALTRAGGLLVSPFPMTHGPFEHDDRERALVQAALGRAVLAVAPPPGSPEDRAAAWATSTGRPVALLPPAPPEADWADSAHRVIEAEAVAEMVA, from the coding sequence CCTCGCTCTCCTCTCCCTTGAGGGCGTCGGGCGCGTCACGGCCCACCGGCTTCTGGAGCGGTTCCCGACGGCCGAGGCCGTCCGCGCGGCCCCGCGCGAGCAGGTCCTCCTCCGTCTCAAGGGCGTCGCCCACGCCGACCGGACCGTCGCGGCCGTCTGTGCCCCCTCGTTCGAAGAGACGCTCGACGAGGCCCGGCGGCGACTCGACGCGCTCCGAGAGCGGCAGATCCACGTCCTCACGCCCGGAGCGCCGAACTTGCCCGCTGGCCTCGACGCCCTCGACCGCGCCGACCGGCCCGTCGTGCTCTACGCCTTCGGCGACCTGAAGGCGCTCGGGTGGCCGTCGCTGGCGGTTCTCGCGGCGGCGCCCCTCGCGGCCGAGCCGTTCGAGCGGGCGCAGGACGTGGCGCGGGCCGTCCTCGGTCGGGGCCGCGGCCTCGTCGTCGGCGCGGCGCACGGGGTGGACCTCGCGCTGCAGAAGCTGTCGCTCGGTGCGGGCGTCCCGGCCGTCGCCGTCGTGGGGGCCGGGCTGGCGCGGCTGGAGCGGTCGATGCGGCCCGGCGCGACGGCGCTCACGCGGGCCGGCGGTCTCCTCGTGTCGCCGTTCCCGATGACCCACGGACCGTTCGAGCACGACGACCGCGAGCGTGCGCTCGTACAGGCCGCGCTTGGCCGTGCCGTCCTCGCCGTGGCCCCGCCGCCGGGCTCGCCGGAGGACCGCGCCGCCGCGTGGGCCACCAGCACGGGCCGCCCCGTCGCGCTCCTCCCCCCTGCCCCGCCCGAGGCCGACTGGGCCGACTCCGCCCACCGCGTTATCGAGGCGGAGGCGGTCGCGGAGATGGTGGCGTGA